In a single window of the Rhodoferax saidenbachensis genome:
- the pyk gene encoding pyruvate kinase, whose translation MPRRATKIVATLGPASSAPALLEQMIRAGVNVVRLNFSHGKAQDHIDRATLVRAAAQRAGREVAIMADLQGPKIRVGKFAEGKIFLEPGQKFVLDAARVELGDIDAVGLDYKALPREVKAGDVLLLNDGLIVITVDAVKGEQVHTTVKLGGELSNNKGINKQGGGLTAPALTAKDMDDIRTAMSFQADYVAVSFPKNATDMEMARQLCNVAAAEYGSHRPGLIAKIERAEAIPRLEEILLASDGIMVARGDLAVEVGNAAVPALQKRMIKLAREHDKVVITATQMMESMITNPVPTRAEVSDVANAVLDGTDAVMLSAETAAGKYPLETVIEMAQICLAAEGGEHVKLDADFTGKTFHRIDQSIAMGALFTAYHLGAKAIVAMTDSGSTALWMSRHLIHVPIYALTPKVATQRKMTLYRNVRPLLMDTSADRDTALMDAENHLKKRQIVQSGDVYAITCGEPMGAPGGTNMLKICQVG comes from the coding sequence ATGCCACGTCGCGCCACCAAAATTGTTGCCACACTGGGACCTGCATCCAGCGCCCCGGCCCTGCTGGAACAAATGATTCGTGCGGGCGTCAACGTCGTGCGTCTGAACTTCAGCCACGGCAAGGCGCAAGACCATATTGACCGCGCCACCTTGGTGCGGGCTGCGGCCCAACGTGCCGGGCGCGAAGTCGCCATCATGGCCGACCTGCAGGGCCCCAAGATCCGGGTTGGCAAGTTTGCCGAAGGCAAGATTTTTCTGGAGCCTGGACAGAAATTTGTACTGGATGCCGCACGCGTGGAGCTGGGCGACATTGATGCCGTCGGGCTGGATTACAAGGCGCTGCCACGCGAAGTGAAGGCCGGTGACGTGCTGCTGCTCAACGATGGTCTCATCGTCATCACGGTGGATGCCGTCAAGGGCGAGCAGGTTCACACCACGGTGAAGCTGGGTGGCGAGTTGTCCAATAACAAGGGCATCAACAAACAGGGCGGCGGTTTGACCGCGCCTGCGCTCACCGCCAAGGACATGGACGACATCCGTACGGCCATGAGTTTCCAGGCCGACTACGTGGCCGTGAGTTTTCCCAAGAACGCGACTGATATGGAAATGGCGCGCCAGCTGTGCAATGTGGCGGCCGCCGAATACGGCAGCCACCGCCCCGGCCTGATCGCCAAGATTGAACGGGCCGAAGCCATTCCCCGCCTGGAAGAAATCCTGCTGGCCAGTGACGGCATCATGGTCGCGCGCGGTGACTTGGCTGTCGAAGTTGGCAACGCCGCTGTACCAGCGCTACAAAAACGCATGATCAAGCTGGCACGTGAACACGACAAAGTAGTGATCACGGCGACCCAGATGATGGAGTCCATGATTACCAACCCGGTGCCCACGCGTGCCGAGGTCAGCGACGTGGCCAATGCCGTGCTGGATGGTACCGATGCGGTGATGCTGTCGGCCGAGACGGCAGCAGGCAAATACCCCCTGGAAACCGTGATCGAAATGGCCCAGATCTGCCTGGCCGCCGAAGGCGGTGAACACGTTAAGTTGGATGCCGACTTCACCGGCAAGACTTTCCACCGCATCGACCAGTCGATTGCCATGGGCGCCCTGTTCACGGCCTACCACCTCGGCGCCAAGGCCATCGTGGCGATGACCGACAGCGGCTCCACCGCGCTGTGGATGAGTCGCCACCTGATCCATGTGCCTATTTATGCGCTGACCCCCAAGGTCGCGACCCAGCGCAAGATGACGCTGTACCGCAATGTGCGCCCCCTGCTGATGGACACCAGCGCGGACCGGGACACCGCGCTGATGGATGCAGAAAACCATTTGAAGAAACGCCAAATCGTGCAAAGCGGGGATGTTTACGCCATCACCTGCGGCGAGCCTATGGGTGCACCCGGTGGCACGAACATGCTCAAAATTTGCCAAGTCGGCTGA
- a CDS encoding PAS domain S-box protein, producing the protein MPKKVNAAHSRSGPAPTALAALLLVVGLVLTGLAVQKRSASLREESLRNFSLQLERLDASVRAQFGQPLLGLQGLKALLAANGQLEGKAFRAWVTAHNLSEDYPGARGFGFMERVPRNQRDRYVTTQRKNQSSTFSIWSQGDTSDLYVVKYIEPLERNMPLWGWDASSDTTLREAIERVTLTGEPALTRPQTVDGEKPWEGDYLYLAPLFKHGAPAHTVAERQAAFLGVVFAPIVLEELLLPTLFITDGVADFELLDAPQQGQSTLTFSSHNAVYGDTSNRTPTDFSDREFHNSKTLVIGGRRLILEGASNSTFESGMDRRTPAIIGIVGTLLSALLSLIFWMALVGRARAQALAESMTRDLARLAHVVRSTSHVVMVFDLQRNIVWVNEAFTRVSGIAAADALGRSFDSLFGMEHNPPEFLTQSRAAQERGENLRMQVPWKLANGETLWFDVDFQAEFDVDQRVCGYVAVAANITSQQRASEQLANALRENQALMEALDQHSIVSIADHRGTITYVNDMFCRISGYSREELMGGNHRLVKSRQQPDAFWEQMWKTIASGYTWRATVCNQAKDGRLYWVDTVIAPFFDDAGNIEKYVSIRSDVTPAHKAQADLANERTHLIAILEGTSAGTWEWEVPSNRILVNARLVEMLGYTLEELGPLSMDTWMQFCHPDDVAHTRATLAQHIHGQLESFESEVRMRHRDGRWIWIQIRGKVSTRTASGKPHWVSGIHLDVSRQKQLQADLHKSNRMMQSILDNIPMALSVFDGDLNLAASNAEFARLLDFPDWLFAGPVTTFESIIRYNASRGEYGTGDLEHAIQAVVERARHTEKHQFERIRPNGLALEVRGAPMPDGGFVTTYADISERKRSEAEVARTTAMLQSVLDSASEVSVIAVNMEGVITLFNKGAERLLGYSAEEVINKQRPEIFFDPAELQARNAALALQLGSPLQGMQALIDDSTLGKRMEWTYIRKDGHRFSVGLVVTAMLDAWGQRIGYLGVSFNITKEKNAQLVLRAAMETAEQAAMAKGQFLANMSHEIRTPMNAILGMLKLLYSTPLDIRQKDYVSKTERAARSLMELLNDILDFSKVEAGKMQLDPQPFVLDDLMRDLSVILSANAGGKDIEVLYDLDPALPATLVGDSMRLQQVLTNLGGNAIKFTEHGEVVVSVTLESLQDGQARLCFTVRDSGIGIAPDKQKLIFTGFSQAEASTTRRFGGTGLGLSICKRLVEMMGGELRVRSALGEGSSFHFSINLPIDSAPSDAMLAPDPPPSPAMAVLLVDNNATARETIARTAQALHWVVDTAGSGAEALQRIQTRTTQGQTGYSAILVDWDMAEMGGEETAQRIRDQCPTPPPIVFLVTAHAQEILAENRGNNQVGLDNVLVKPFTTSMLREAFHDACERLTHPSGTWGKKSATRPQSLLGMRLLVVEDNQINQQVAKELLRAEGAIITLAGNGQLGVDAVAQAKPPFDAVLMDIQMPVMDGYTATVAIRKTLGLQDLPIIAMTANATRADREACLAAGMNDHIGKPFDLPKLIAVLQRHTGHITPASSPADTTQAVEPAPADPGDTTYDVAGAIARLDGNTALYRHILHTFLQDVARVPDQLDDLLQRDAYVDATRAVHTTKGLALTVGALPLAAACRGAEQAIKTSAKTLPRWQAEVRNAVADALETLQRVHADMASTTEPPWPASNAVLDRAALVHSLRALQDLLRQSDLQALDAMAALMLAQDGATQRTLAPLQSSVAALDFAQAVVQCDALLAQFSPETHHDGL; encoded by the coding sequence ATGCCAAAGAAAGTGAATGCGGCGCACTCCCGATCCGGCCCGGCGCCCACCGCGCTGGCAGCATTGCTGCTGGTCGTGGGCCTGGTCCTCACCGGACTCGCGGTGCAGAAACGCAGCGCCAGCCTGCGGGAGGAGTCATTGCGCAACTTCAGCCTGCAACTGGAACGTCTGGACGCCTCGGTACGCGCCCAGTTTGGCCAACCGCTGCTGGGTCTGCAGGGGCTCAAGGCCCTGCTGGCGGCCAACGGCCAGTTGGAGGGCAAGGCCTTTCGCGCCTGGGTCACGGCCCACAACCTGTCGGAGGACTACCCCGGTGCACGTGGCTTTGGCTTCATGGAACGGGTCCCGCGCAACCAGCGGGACCGTTATGTCACCACGCAGCGCAAGAACCAGTCTTCGACCTTCAGCATCTGGAGCCAGGGCGATACCTCTGATCTGTATGTCGTGAAATACATTGAGCCTTTGGAGCGCAATATGCCGCTGTGGGGCTGGGATGCCAGCAGCGACACCACACTGCGGGAGGCTATTGAGCGGGTTACGCTGACGGGAGAACCCGCACTGACGCGCCCCCAAACGGTGGACGGGGAAAAACCGTGGGAAGGTGACTACCTGTATCTGGCGCCCCTGTTCAAACACGGCGCACCCGCACACACCGTCGCGGAACGGCAGGCCGCCTTTCTCGGCGTGGTCTTTGCCCCTATCGTGCTGGAAGAGCTGCTGCTACCCACCTTGTTCATCACCGACGGCGTGGCAGACTTCGAATTACTGGATGCGCCGCAACAGGGCCAATCTACGCTGACGTTCTCTTCGCACAACGCCGTGTATGGGGATACCAGCAACCGGACACCCACCGATTTTTCAGACCGCGAATTTCACAACAGCAAGACCCTGGTCATCGGGGGACGGCGGCTGATTCTGGAGGGCGCCAGCAATAGTACGTTCGAATCCGGCATGGACCGGCGCACGCCCGCCATCATCGGCATTGTGGGCACCTTGCTCAGTGCCCTGCTATCCCTCATCTTCTGGATGGCACTGGTCGGGCGGGCCCGGGCGCAAGCACTCGCCGAATCCATGACGCGGGACCTGGCCCGGCTGGCCCACGTGGTACGCAGCACGTCCCATGTGGTGATGGTGTTTGACCTGCAACGCAATATCGTCTGGGTCAACGAGGCGTTTACTCGGGTCAGCGGCATCGCTGCTGCCGATGCCCTGGGCAGGAGCTTTGACAGCCTGTTTGGCATGGAGCACAACCCGCCGGAATTTCTCACACAATCGCGCGCGGCCCAGGAGCGCGGAGAAAACCTGCGCATGCAAGTGCCCTGGAAATTGGCTAATGGGGAAACACTGTGGTTCGACGTGGACTTCCAGGCCGAGTTCGACGTGGACCAACGGGTCTGCGGCTATGTGGCGGTCGCTGCCAATATCACCTCGCAGCAGCGCGCCAGCGAACAGCTCGCCAATGCGCTTCGCGAAAACCAGGCACTGATGGAAGCCCTGGACCAGCATTCCATTGTCTCGATAGCCGACCACCGCGGCACCATCACTTACGTCAATGACATGTTCTGCCGGATCAGTGGCTACAGCCGCGAAGAGCTCATGGGTGGCAACCACCGCTTGGTCAAATCACGCCAGCAACCAGATGCATTCTGGGAGCAGATGTGGAAGACGATTGCATCGGGCTACACCTGGCGCGCAACCGTGTGCAACCAGGCCAAGGATGGCCGCCTGTATTGGGTGGACACCGTGATTGCACCGTTTTTTGACGATGCGGGCAATATCGAAAAATACGTATCCATACGCTCCGACGTGACGCCCGCTCACAAGGCACAGGCTGATCTGGCCAATGAACGCACCCACCTGATCGCCATTCTGGAAGGCACAAGCGCTGGCACCTGGGAGTGGGAGGTTCCCTCCAACCGCATCCTGGTCAACGCGCGTCTGGTCGAGATGCTGGGTTACACGCTGGAGGAGCTAGGCCCGCTCAGCATGGACACCTGGATGCAATTCTGCCATCCGGACGATGTGGCCCACACACGCGCCACCCTGGCCCAGCACATCCACGGACAACTGGAGAGTTTTGAAAGCGAGGTGCGCATGCGCCACCGCGACGGGCGCTGGATCTGGATCCAGATCCGCGGCAAGGTCAGTACCCGCACGGCCTCAGGCAAACCGCATTGGGTGTCTGGTATCCATCTGGATGTGTCGCGCCAGAAGCAGCTGCAGGCGGACTTGCATAAAAGCAACCGCATGATGCAGAGCATTCTGGACAATATTCCGATGGCCCTGAGTGTGTTTGACGGCGATCTGAACCTCGCCGCCAGCAATGCCGAGTTTGCGCGCTTGCTGGATTTCCCCGACTGGCTTTTCGCGGGGCCGGTCACCACCTTTGAAAGCATCATTCGTTACAACGCATCGCGTGGTGAATACGGCACAGGTGATCTGGAGCATGCCATCCAGGCGGTTGTGGAACGCGCACGCCACACCGAAAAACACCAATTCGAACGCATACGTCCCAACGGTCTGGCCCTCGAAGTGCGGGGCGCTCCCATGCCGGATGGCGGTTTTGTCACCACCTATGCCGACATTTCCGAACGCAAGCGAAGTGAGGCTGAAGTCGCGCGCACCACCGCCATGCTGCAGTCGGTACTCGATTCCGCTTCCGAGGTATCGGTGATTGCTGTGAACATGGAGGGCGTAATCACCCTGTTTAACAAGGGGGCTGAGCGCCTGCTGGGCTACAGCGCTGAGGAAGTTATCAACAAACAGCGTCCCGAAATATTCTTCGACCCCGCAGAATTGCAGGCCCGCAACGCCGCCTTGGCCCTGCAATTGGGCAGCCCCCTACAGGGCATGCAGGCGCTGATCGACGACAGTACGCTGGGCAAGCGCATGGAGTGGACCTATATCCGCAAGGACGGCCACCGCTTCAGTGTGGGGCTGGTCGTTACAGCGATGCTGGATGCTTGGGGCCAGCGCATCGGTTATCTGGGCGTGAGTTTCAATATCACCAAGGAGAAGAACGCCCAGTTGGTATTGCGCGCTGCCATGGAAACAGCCGAGCAGGCCGCCATGGCCAAAGGCCAGTTCCTGGCCAACATGAGCCATGAGATCCGCACGCCCATGAATGCGATTTTGGGCATGCTCAAGCTTCTCTACAGCACACCACTGGATATCCGACAGAAGGACTACGTCTCCAAAACCGAACGGGCCGCACGCTCGTTGATGGAGCTGCTCAACGACATCCTGGACTTCTCCAAGGTCGAGGCCGGCAAGATGCAGCTTGATCCGCAGCCCTTTGTGCTGGACGACCTGATGCGGGACCTGTCCGTGATTCTCTCTGCCAATGCCGGTGGCAAAGACATCGAGGTGCTGTACGACCTGGACCCGGCACTGCCCGCGACCCTGGTGGGCGACTCCATGCGGCTACAGCAGGTGCTGACCAACCTGGGCGGCAATGCCATCAAGTTCACAGAACACGGAGAGGTGGTGGTGTCGGTGACGCTGGAGTCCTTGCAGGACGGCCAGGCCCGTCTGTGCTTCACCGTGCGCGACAGCGGTATCGGCATTGCGCCCGACAAGCAAAAACTGATTTTCACCGGCTTTTCACAGGCCGAGGCGTCGACCACGCGCCGTTTTGGTGGCACGGGCCTGGGTCTGTCCATCTGCAAACGCTTGGTAGAAATGATGGGGGGGGAACTGCGCGTGCGCAGCGCGCTCGGCGAAGGCAGCAGTTTCCATTTCAGTATTAACCTGCCCATCGACAGCGCGCCATCGGATGCCATGTTGGCACCTGATCCCCCCCCTTCACCCGCCATGGCCGTGCTGCTGGTGGACAACAACGCCACAGCGCGCGAAACCATTGCCCGCACGGCACAAGCCCTGCACTGGGTGGTGGACACCGCCGGCAGCGGAGCCGAAGCCCTGCAACGCATCCAGACGCGCACAACACAGGGGCAGACAGGGTATTCGGCCATTTTGGTGGATTGGGACATGGCGGAGATGGGTGGCGAGGAAACCGCACAAAGAATCCGCGACCAATGCCCCACACCACCACCCATCGTGTTTCTGGTGACTGCACATGCCCAGGAAATACTGGCTGAAAACAGGGGCAACAACCAGGTGGGCCTGGACAACGTTTTGGTCAAACCATTTACAACATCCATGCTGCGCGAAGCATTCCACGATGCCTGCGAACGGCTGACCCACCCCAGCGGCACGTGGGGGAAAAAATCAGCAACCCGGCCCCAGAGCCTGCTGGGCATGCGCCTGCTGGTGGTGGAGGACAACCAGATCAACCAGCAGGTTGCCAAAGAGCTGCTGCGCGCCGAGGGAGCCATCATTACGCTGGCGGGCAATGGCCAACTGGGCGTGGATGCGGTGGCACAGGCCAAGCCGCCATTTGACGCGGTGCTGATGGATATCCAGATGCCCGTGATGGATGGCTACACCGCCACCGTTGCTATCCGCAAAACGCTGGGACTGCAGGACCTGCCCATCATCGCCATGACCGCCAACGCCACCCGCGCGGACCGCGAAGCCTGCTTGGCCGCAGGCATGAACGACCATATCGGCAAGCCCTTTGACCTGCCCAAACTCATTGCCGTGCTGCAACGCCATACCGGGCACATCACACCGGCAAGCAGCCCGGCCGATACCACGCAAGCCGTGGAGCCAGCACCCGCAGACCCAGGAGACACCACCTATGACGTAGCGGGCGCTATCGCTCGGCTGGACGGCAACACCGCGCTCTACCGTCACATCCTGCACACTTTTTTACAGGATGTTGCCCGCGTGCCCGACCAATTGGACGACTTGCTGCAACGCGACGCCTACGTGGATGCCACCCGCGCAGTGCATACCACCAAGGGCCTGGCCCTCACGGTCGGTGCATTGCCCCTGGCGGCCGCATGCCGCGGCGCGGAGCAGGCTATCAAAACCTCCGCAAAGACACTGCCTCGGTGGCAGGCTGAAGTGCGCAATGCGGTGGCCGACGCTCTGGAGACCCTGCAGCGCGTCCACGCCGACATGGCCTCCACAACCGAACCTCCATGGCCCGCATCGAATGCCGTGCTGGACCGCGCTGCGTTGGTGCACAGCCTGCGGGCATTGCAAGATTTGCTGCGCCAATCGGACCTGCAGGCCCTGGACGCCATGGCGGCACTGATGCTGGCGCAGGATGGCGCAACACAAAGAACACTGGCCCCCCTGCAGTCCAGCGTAGCTGCTTTGGACTTTGCGCAAGCCGTGGTTCAATGCGATGCCCTGCTGGCACAGTTCAGCCCGGAAACACACCATGACGGACTCTGA
- a CDS encoding diguanylate cyclase: protein MTDSETSVSALLDSTHGKPKLLVVDDQPINVQVMYQAFAGDYQVFMATSGEQALAICESNPPDLVLLDVVMPGMDGFAVCEKLKSTDATRHIPVIFVTAHNDPAQETHGLSLGAVDFIAKPVNPAVVRARVKTHLTLKFQSDLLRRLVFLDGLTGVFNRRYFDQQFPIEWARSMRNGSPLSLLLVDVDFFKRYNDRYGHQAGDDALRLVGATLKSGLRRPADMVARYGGEEFACILPDTAFEDALLIAQDLEHQVRQKKIPHDQSSVGPVMTISLGLATRIADAPGDGPALIGLADALLYRAKNTGRGRAVGAVLGSPDAQLAS, encoded by the coding sequence ATGACGGACTCTGAAACCTCAGTCAGCGCATTGCTCGACAGCACCCACGGCAAGCCCAAGCTGCTGGTGGTCGACGACCAACCCATCAACGTCCAGGTGATGTACCAGGCGTTTGCCGGTGATTACCAGGTCTTCATGGCGACCAGCGGCGAGCAGGCCCTGGCCATCTGCGAAAGTAATCCGCCTGATCTGGTGCTGCTGGACGTGGTGATGCCGGGCATGGACGGGTTTGCCGTGTGCGAAAAACTCAAATCCACAGATGCCACCCGCCACATCCCGGTGATCTTTGTGACCGCCCACAACGACCCAGCACAGGAAACCCATGGCTTGAGCCTGGGTGCGGTCGACTTCATTGCAAAACCTGTCAACCCCGCCGTCGTGCGTGCACGTGTCAAGACGCATCTGACACTGAAATTCCAGTCCGACCTGCTGCGCCGATTGGTGTTTCTGGATGGTTTGACGGGCGTTTTCAACCGCCGCTATTTCGACCAGCAATTCCCCATTGAGTGGGCACGCTCCATGCGCAATGGATCACCGCTCTCGCTGCTCCTCGTGGACGTGGATTTCTTCAAACGCTACAACGACCGCTATGGCCACCAGGCGGGCGATGATGCCCTGCGCCTGGTCGGTGCCACCCTCAAATCCGGCCTGCGCCGACCGGCGGACATGGTGGCACGTTATGGCGGAGAAGAGTTCGCGTGCATCCTGCCCGACACGGCGTTTGAAGACGCGCTACTGATCGCGCAAGACCTGGAGCACCAGGTCCGTCAGAAGAAGATTCCACACGACCAGTCCAGCGTCGGCCCGGTGATGACCATCAGCCTGGGTCTGGCTACCCGTATTGCGGACGCTCCCGGCGATGGCCCCGCGCTGATCGGACTGGCAGACGCACTGTTGTACCGCGCCAAGAACACCGGGCGTGGCCGCGCTGTCGGGGCCGTGCTGGGGTCCCCTGACGCGCAGCTGGCTTCTTAA